Sequence from the Flavobacteriales bacterium genome:
ACAAGGATACCGCCATAGTAAGGTTGGAGCAGTTGTACCCGTTGCCAACGGAGGAGATCCAAAAGGTATTGAAGAAATATAAAAACGCCGAGAAATTAATCTGGGCGCAGGAAGAACCGGCCAACATGGGCGCATGGACGTTTATGCTTTGGAAGTTCCCAGAAAGGTTAGATTTGGTATCGCCACCGGAAAGTGCGGCACCGGCATCTGGATCTCATGAGAGATTTAAGAGCAGACAGGCAGAAGTTATCGATGGTGCGATAAAATAGTTTAGTAACTATAATTGATTTAAAATGATTGTTGAAATTAGAGTTCCAAGTCCAGGTGAGTCGATCACAGAAGTTGAAATAGCTTCTTGGCTTGTTTCGGAAGGCGAATATATTGATAAGGACGCCGAATTGTGTGAGATAGATTCTGATAAGGCTACACTTACGATCAACGCGGAAGAGTCTGGTTCGTTATCAATTAAAATAGAAGAAGGAGAAACTGTTGCAGTAGGGGATATAATCTGCACTATTGATACTAGTGCAGAAGGAAAATCAAAAAAGGGCGTAACAAAAGAAGATAGGCCAGAGCCAGTTGCTGAAGTAAAAAAACAAGAAGTAGTTAAAGCTGATGCTGACAAAGAAGATAAAAATTACGCATCTGGACATCCATCCGCCGCTGCGAATAAACTAATAGCTGAAGCTGGGGTTGGTTTAGATCAAATTAAGGGTTCCGGTAAGAACGGAAGAATAACAAAACAAGATGTTATCTCTCAGTTAGCTGGAGGTGTTTCTGCATCAAGTGCCGGTGGCTGGGGAGGTTCTAGAGACGCTACTCGGAGGAAGATGTCTATGCTTAGAAGGAAGCTAGCATCTCGATTGGTTGCCGTTAAAAACGAAACTGCCATGCTAACTACTTTTAACGAAGTGGACATGAAACCGGTGATGGATTTAAGAACAAAGTATAAAGCTAAATTTGAAGAAGTACATGGCGTAAAGCTTGGCTTCATGTCGTTTTTTACGAAAGCTGTTACAGAGGCGCTGAGCCTGTTTCCTAATGTAAATGCTATTCTAGACGGAGAAGAAATAATAACGCATAATTATGCGGACATAGCAATTGCTGTGAGTGGACCAAAAGGATTGATGGTACCTATTGTTAGAAATGCAGAAGTAATGAGTTTGGCCGAAATAGAAGCCGATATAAAGCGATTGGCAATCAAAGTGAGAGAAGGCAAGATCAGTATGGATGAAATGTTAGGAGGGACGTTTACAATTACAAATGGAGGAGTATTTGGATCGATGATGAGTACGCCGATAATAAATCCACCGCAAAGTGGAATTCTAGGGATGCACAATATTATTCAACGACCGATTGCAGTAGATGGTGAGGTCGTAATTAGACCAATGATGTATATCGCTTTATCATATGATCACAGAGTGATTGATGGTAAAGATTCAGTAGGATTCTTGGTAGCAATTAAAAAGATGCTGGAAGATCCTGCGAATATGATATTTGGAGGGAAACAAGGAGAAGAGGTTCTCTTAGGCCTCTAGTTATTTAGGAGAATTGTAAAGCTGGTTAGTGATTTTCTCCAAGAGTAGTATATCCATAATTAAACTAGATGTCATTTCTACTGCTGAGATTGAGTTCGCTTTTTCGAAAAAATCACTGTATAGTTTTAAAAGGTTTGTGACATTTTTAATCAGTTTCTTTTCCATGTCTTTATCCAGGCCTTGTAACTTGTTAAAAGATTTGGTCGCTTGTTCGTGATACTCTGCTCCTAAACTGAGGTATATAAACTTCAATTGCTTAGCGCCATCCCCGATATCGATTGTGTTTTTAACTACCGATTGGCAAGAGAATAAATATTGAGCTAGTACTAGTTTTTCGCTAGTGTATTCTGAACTTTTAGCAATTCCCGTCGATGGCATTGATAATGAGCAGATTAATACAATTGCAAGTGTCGAAATATTAATATTTAAGCTTTTCATGGGTGTAATGTTTTTGTAAAAAAAGTGCAATATATGTGTTTATTACGACGCAAGAACCGCTTAGTTGTGATGTTTTTGAGTCGTATCGCTAATAATACTGTACGTAACTAAGTAACTATTTTATAATGAATTAAATAGAATAGGTTGATTGTAAATTTATTTTTAAAAGGAAGACGATCGTTTCCTAGAATATAGATCCCGTTATTCCATGTATTTTCCAACAATCGGCATCCGTCTCCCAATTCCAAATCCTTTATTCGAAATACGTAATACTGGAGGTGACTGATATCTTTTGTGTTCATTTCTATTAACTAATTTGATGATCGCATTAACTGTGCCACTATCAAACCCTTGACTAATAATTTCTTTTGGACTCTGTCTCTTCTCAATATATTGATAAAGAATTCCATCAAGAATATCGTATTTAGGAAGAGAGTCAGAATCTTTTTGATCTGGTCGAAGTTCAGCAGAAGGGGGCTTGGTAATAATAATATCGGGTATAAGCTCTTTCTCTTTGTTAATGTGTTTGCAGAGTTCAAATACTTCCGTTTTGTACAAGTCTCCAATAACAGATAATCCACCGCTCATATCTCCATAAAGAGTACTATAGCCAACAGCGCTTTCGCTTTTATTTGAAGTGTTTATTAGAACATGTA
This genomic interval carries:
- the odhB gene encoding 2-oxoglutarate dehydrogenase complex dihydrolipoyllysine-residue succinyltransferase — translated: MIVEIRVPSPGESITEVEIASWLVSEGEYIDKDAELCEIDSDKATLTINAEESGSLSIKIEEGETVAVGDIICTIDTSAEGKSKKGVTKEDRPEPVAEVKKQEVVKADADKEDKNYASGHPSAAANKLIAEAGVGLDQIKGSGKNGRITKQDVISQLAGGVSASSAGGWGGSRDATRRKMSMLRRKLASRLVAVKNETAMLTTFNEVDMKPVMDLRTKYKAKFEEVHGVKLGFMSFFTKAVTEALSLFPNVNAILDGEEIITHNYADIAIAVSGPKGLMVPIVRNAEVMSLAEIEADIKRLAIKVREGKISMDEMLGGTFTITNGGVFGSMMSTPIINPPQSGILGMHNIIQRPIAVDGEVVIRPMMYIALSYDHRVIDGKDSVGFLVAIKKMLEDPANMIFGGKQGEEVLLGL
- the nadE gene encoding NAD(+) synthase, which codes for KGLVMGIKDYFGKLNLKSAIIGLSGGVDSALVAVLLVDALGKENVTCVMLPSIYSSEGSITDSQELLNNLGCHSFTLPIKDIVDSVSKTLTNVFAGQKEDVTEENIQARSRSLLLMAMANKFVHVLINTSNKSESAVGYSTLYGDMSGGLSVIGDLYKTEVFELCKHINKEKELIPDIIITKPPSAELRPDQKDSDSLPKYDILDGILYQYIEKRQSPKEIISQGFDSGTVNAIIKLVNRNEHKRYQSPPVLRISNKGFGIGRRMPIVGKYME